In Chitinibacter sp. SCUT-21, a single genomic region encodes these proteins:
- the rpoE gene encoding RNA polymerase sigma factor RpoE: MTQVTDRDLDQELVRRAQAGDQRAFEMLVIKYQRRIARLLSRMIRDPAELEDVSQEAFIKAYRALPSFRGESAFYTWLYRIAINTAKNHLSSLGRRPMMAAEYEDEDGETLDAVAQVPDFHTPETELSNRQIVSTVNEAVDALPADLREAITLREMDGLSYEDIALAMDCPIGTVRSRIFRAREAIANRLRPLLSEVGKDKRW; the protein is encoded by the coding sequence TTGACACAGGTCACCGACCGCGATTTAGATCAGGAGTTAGTGCGACGCGCCCAAGCAGGCGATCAACGTGCGTTCGAAATGCTGGTGATTAAATACCAGCGGCGAATTGCGCGCTTGTTGTCGCGAATGATTCGGGATCCCGCAGAGTTAGAAGACGTCAGCCAAGAGGCCTTTATCAAGGCTTATCGGGCTTTACCGTCTTTTCGCGGTGAAAGTGCGTTTTATACTTGGCTCTATCGTATTGCGATCAATACCGCTAAGAATCATTTGTCATCCCTTGGTCGTCGCCCGATGATGGCGGCTGAATATGAAGACGAAGATGGTGAAACACTTGATGCGGTAGCGCAAGTTCCCGATTTTCATACGCCCGAAACTGAACTATCCAATCGGCAAATTGTCTCTACAGTGAATGAGGCTGTCGATGCGCTACCCGCTGATCTTCGTGAAGCGATCACTTTGCGTGAAATGGATGGCCTTAGTTACGAAGACATCGCGCTGGCGATGGATTGCCCAATCGGTACTGTACGAAGCCGTATTTTTCGGGCGCGCGAAGCGATTGCGAATCGCCTAAGACCCCTGTTGTCCGAGGTAGGGAAGGATAAACGATGGTGA
- a CDS encoding RseA family anti-sigma factor, which produces MNEKLSALMDGELPNEQWDEVLDALKQDVKLQAQWQEWHATKDAMQGLTPLSNDFMTKFSARLAAEPRVIAPNRLQKPKRWWVPLSAAASVAFVGLAVWQFNLPSSTPHQQLASADVSNVQHVQVDAAEVRAYLAAHRSGLANPMGEDHLAQVSFEVGEQR; this is translated from the coding sequence ATGAACGAAAAACTATCAGCTCTGATGGATGGTGAGTTGCCTAATGAGCAATGGGATGAAGTGCTCGACGCGCTTAAGCAAGATGTGAAATTACAAGCGCAGTGGCAAGAATGGCACGCCACCAAGGATGCAATGCAGGGTTTAACCCCGCTCTCAAATGATTTTATGACGAAATTTTCTGCGCGACTCGCCGCCGAGCCGCGTGTTATTGCGCCAAATCGCCTGCAAAAACCTAAACGCTGGTGGGTGCCATTATCTGCCGCCGCATCAGTGGCCTTCGTTGGATTGGCTGTGTGGCAATTTAATTTGCCTTCTTCGACTCCGCACCAACAACTGGCCAGTGCTGATGTGTCAAATGTTCAGCACGTTCAGGTGGATGCGGCAGAAGTGCGTGCCTATCTGGCGGCCCACCGTTCTGGTTTGGCCAATCCAATGGGTGAAGATCATTTGGCACAGGTTTCATTTGAAGTTGGAGAACAGCGCTAG
- a CDS encoding MucB/RseB C-terminal domain-containing protein, which produces MLIARWKSRFVLLAVLANCVMSVAVAAETLSKDAALKLLERAANAAKSATYAGTYVYQYGDEVSTYRMIHVLDGVTDAERRETLDGPPREYYRHGTQVSIYPAEQNSGALDRRYTAKLFPRQLPDQLDKLLVAYQVQLLGHERVAGRESTVYQLEPNDQYRYPHRFWVDDHSGLLLKWVVLGMRKEATQLFSFTNIQLGSSVDRKWLKPTRQLQSVVIDNSTGIAAVTQEAGWDIKSPPLGFRLLKQTRKTLPGKSRTVIHHLYSDGAATVSIFIESFHQRIPLGLAHQGATHLYARQSGGYLVTALGEVPAATVEAFANVYNAR; this is translated from the coding sequence ATGTTGATCGCTCGTTGGAAATCCCGATTCGTTTTGCTGGCTGTTTTGGCTAATTGCGTGATGAGTGTGGCCGTTGCCGCGGAAACGCTGAGCAAAGATGCAGCCTTAAAGTTGCTCGAGCGCGCAGCCAATGCGGCTAAAAGTGCCACGTATGCGGGAACCTACGTTTATCAATATGGCGATGAAGTTTCAACTTATCGCATGATTCACGTGCTGGACGGGGTAACCGACGCTGAGCGTCGAGAAACGCTGGACGGCCCCCCACGTGAATACTATCGTCATGGCACGCAAGTAAGTATTTATCCTGCAGAGCAAAATTCTGGTGCTCTCGATCGGCGTTATACAGCGAAATTATTTCCGCGCCAGTTGCCGGATCAACTCGATAAATTGCTCGTGGCCTATCAAGTGCAATTGCTTGGCCATGAGCGTGTAGCGGGTAGGGAATCGACGGTGTATCAGTTGGAGCCGAATGATCAGTATCGTTACCCGCATCGCTTTTGGGTTGACGATCATTCTGGCTTGCTACTCAAATGGGTCGTGTTGGGTATGCGCAAAGAGGCTACGCAGCTATTCTCGTTCACGAATATACAGCTGGGGAGTAGTGTTGATCGTAAATGGCTAAAGCCTACTCGCCAGTTGCAATCAGTAGTCATTGATAATAGTACTGGTATTGCGGCAGTGACGCAGGAAGCTGGTTGGGATATTAAGTCACCGCCCCTGGGTTTTCGCTTACTTAAACAAACGCGCAAAACCTTGCCGGGCAAAAGTCGCACTGTCATTCATCATCTGTACAGCGATGGCGCGGCGACCGTATCGATCTTTATTGAATCGTTTCATCAACGCATTCCATTGGGTTTGGCTCATCAAGGCGCAACTCACTTATACGCGCGACAAAGTGGCGGTTATCTAGTCACTGCTCTGGGCGAAGTCCCTGCTGCAACGGTTGAGGCATTTGCGAACGTGTACAATGCACGCTAA
- a CDS encoding SoxR reducing system RseC family protein produces the protein MIETQAQVVKAEGDYAWVKIRPHTPCGSCDPEKGCKSVAITRMFGNAQESYRVSNPVHAQANDLVTIGVAERALLSTALWAYGLPMLLLLLGAMIGHFVTAKSELATLSGAVIGFILGFFVLRLLPKTPMQPAEPAIVAKHPTGQVLKTCELKRTH, from the coding sequence ATGATTGAAACTCAAGCGCAAGTTGTAAAAGCAGAGGGCGATTACGCCTGGGTAAAAATTCGCCCTCATACCCCTTGCGGAAGTTGCGACCCCGAAAAAGGATGTAAATCAGTTGCCATCACGCGTATGTTTGGCAATGCGCAGGAAAGTTATCGCGTTAGTAATCCTGTGCATGCGCAGGCCAATGATCTAGTAACCATCGGTGTTGCCGAGCGCGCCTTGCTCTCGACGGCCCTGTGGGCCTATGGCTTACCCATGCTGTTATTGCTCTTGGGCGCGATGATTGGTCATTTTGTGACTGCCAAGAGTGAATTAGCCACTTTAAGTGGCGCAGTCATTGGGTTTATCCTTGGTTTTTTTGTGCTGCGGTTGTTACCTAAAACGCCAATGCAACCTGCTGAGCCTGCAATTGTGGCAAAGCATCCAACTGGACAGGTGCTGAAAACCTGTGAACTAAAACGTACTCACTGA
- a CDS encoding DegQ family serine endoprotease — MLNRFMLTTLLISGSLTAVAATAALPDFTAVVEKEGKAVVNISTTASVREDAAGAQGIDPETLELLRRFGFPMPPGARGGQPRQHQAQSLGSGFIIDSNGYILTNAHVVAQADEITVKMVDKRSFKAKVVGADARTDVALLKIEGTNLPKVDLGDANKLKQGEWVLAIGQPFGLDNTVTAGIVSAKGRSLPDENFVPFIQTDVAINPGNSGGPLFNMNGEVVGINSQIYSRSGGYMGLSFSIPIDVAMKVADELKANGKVTRGRIGVSIQDVNEDLAKSFGLSKASGALLSSVEKDGPAEKAGLKAGDILLKFNGQTIANAGELPRVVSAAKPGSKATVQVWRDKAARDFQLTVGQLEESDKNSQAREYKGNSDDAGKFGLAIQELNPRQLKQLGISFGLLVRNTSGEAAKAGLQAGDVIVGLGGQDLTSAAQLKKALSELKPNGSLPLRVLRNGNPAFVVIKAPAK, encoded by the coding sequence ATGTTGAATCGATTTATGCTCACGACCTTACTGATTAGCGGTAGTTTGACGGCGGTTGCCGCGACAGCCGCGTTGCCCGATTTTACGGCCGTGGTCGAAAAGGAAGGCAAAGCAGTTGTAAATATTTCTACTACGGCATCAGTCCGTGAGGATGCAGCGGGGGCTCAAGGCATCGATCCGGAAACATTGGAATTGTTACGTCGCTTTGGTTTTCCAATGCCACCCGGAGCGCGTGGTGGTCAACCGCGTCAACATCAGGCGCAATCGCTGGGATCCGGTTTTATTATTGATAGCAATGGCTACATCTTAACCAATGCCCATGTCGTGGCGCAGGCTGATGAAATTACGGTCAAAATGGTAGATAAACGTAGCTTTAAAGCTAAGGTGGTCGGTGCTGATGCCCGTACTGATGTGGCTTTGCTTAAAATTGAAGGCACAAATCTTCCCAAGGTTGACTTGGGGGATGCTAATAAATTGAAGCAGGGTGAGTGGGTGTTGGCGATTGGCCAGCCTTTTGGCCTAGATAACACCGTGACTGCTGGGATTGTATCCGCTAAAGGCCGTAGCTTGCCCGATGAAAATTTTGTGCCCTTTATCCAAACAGATGTGGCGATTAATCCAGGCAATTCAGGTGGCCCACTGTTTAATATGAATGGCGAAGTCGTGGGAATTAACTCGCAAATCTATAGCCGTTCCGGTGGCTATATGGGTCTGTCATTCTCGATTCCGATCGATGTTGCGATGAAGGTGGCGGATGAGCTCAAAGCCAATGGTAAAGTGACGCGTGGCCGTATCGGGGTGTCGATTCAAGACGTGAACGAAGACTTGGCGAAGAGTTTTGGCTTGTCTAAAGCGAGTGGCGCATTGCTCAGCTCAGTAGAAAAAGACGGCCCCGCCGAAAAAGCGGGTTTGAAAGCCGGCGATATCTTGCTGAAGTTTAACGGCCAAACGATTGCGAATGCAGGTGAATTGCCGCGCGTAGTGAGTGCAGCTAAGCCCGGATCAAAAGCAACAGTGCAAGTTTGGCGCGATAAAGCGGCGCGCGACTTTCAGTTGACAGTGGGTCAATTGGAGGAAAGCGATAAAAACTCTCAAGCCCGTGAATATAAAGGCAATAGTGACGATGCCGGTAAATTTGGTCTGGCAATTCAGGAGCTAAATCCAAGGCAGCTAAAGCAGTTGGGAATTAGTTTTGGTTTGTTAGTGCGTAATACCAGTGGTGAAGCAGCTAAAGCAGGTTTACAGGCTGGGGATGTCATTGTCGGCTTGGGTGGACAAGATTTGACGAGTGCTGCGCAGCTGAAAAAAGCCTTGAGCGAGCTTAAACCCAACGGATCTTTGCCTTTGCGAGTTTTGCGAAATGGTAACCCTGCTTTTGTGGTGATCAAGGCGCCGGCTAAATGA
- a CDS encoding glutaredoxin family protein, whose amino-acid sequence MKLKLFGREYCSLCHVMKDQLLVQAAGRFEFEWIDIEDIDALEALYGELVPVLTDEKGQEICHYHLDQAALDARLAVLG is encoded by the coding sequence ATCAAACTAAAGTTGTTTGGCCGCGAATATTGCAGCTTGTGCCATGTGATGAAGGATCAATTGCTGGTGCAAGCGGCGGGACGCTTTGAATTTGAGTGGATTGATATTGAAGATATTGATGCGCTTGAAGCTTTGTACGGTGAATTGGTGCCGGTGTTAACCGATGAGAAGGGGCAGGAAATCTGCCACTATCATTTGGATCAAGCGGCACTGGATGCTAGGCTGGCCGTTTTAGGCTAA
- the lepA gene encoding translation elongation factor 4 translates to MDHIRNFSIIAHIDHGKSTLADRFIQFCGGLEMREMSEQVLDSMDIEKERGITIKAQTAALHYKARDGKVYNLNLIDTPGHVDFSYEVSRSLAACEGALLVVDASQGVEAQTVANCYTAIEQGVEVRPVLNKIDLPAADPDRVAQEIEDIIGIESMGAVHASAKSGIGIEDILEEVVTKIPPPKGNPAGPLKALIIDSWFDNYVGVIMLVRVVDGELRPKDKVLFMSSKAQHLCEQVGVFTPKSVQRDVLKAGEVGFVIAGIKELASAKVGDTITNAKEPAAEPLPGFKDVKSQVFAGLYPVESHDYEKLRDSLEKLQLNDASLHFEPEVSSALGFGFRCGFLGLLHLEIVQERLEREFDMDLITTAPTVVYELVMRGGEVVQIENPSKLPDPSKYDEVREPIITATILVPQDYVGPVMTLCNQKRGAQVNMQYMGRQVMLTYDLPMAEVVMDFFDKLKSVSRGYASLDYDFKEFRAGDLVKLDVLVNGERVDALSLIVHRSNSVYRGRELISKMRELIPRQMFDIAVQAAIGSQIIARETVKAMRKDVLAKCYGGDVSRKRKLLDKQKAGKKRMKQVGNVEIPQEAFLAILQVSDK, encoded by the coding sequence ATGGATCATATTCGTAATTTCTCTATTATTGCCCACATCGACCACGGTAAAAGTACCTTGGCGGATCGGTTCATTCAGTTTTGTGGCGGCTTAGAAATGCGTGAAATGAGCGAGCAAGTGCTCGACTCAATGGATATTGAAAAAGAACGTGGCATTACGATTAAAGCGCAAACTGCCGCGCTGCATTACAAAGCGCGCGACGGCAAAGTTTATAACCTCAATCTGATTGATACCCCAGGACACGTTGACTTTAGCTATGAAGTCAGCCGCTCACTCGCAGCGTGTGAAGGTGCGTTGTTGGTCGTTGATGCTTCACAAGGGGTCGAAGCGCAAACCGTTGCTAACTGCTACACAGCGATTGAGCAGGGCGTGGAAGTTCGCCCAGTCTTGAACAAAATCGATTTGCCAGCGGCTGACCCAGATCGCGTGGCGCAAGAAATCGAAGACATTATCGGCATCGAGTCGATGGGCGCAGTGCATGCATCTGCCAAGTCGGGTATTGGCATCGAGGATATTCTGGAAGAGGTTGTTACGAAGATACCCCCTCCTAAAGGTAATCCAGCTGGACCTTTAAAAGCTTTAATCATTGATTCATGGTTTGATAACTATGTTGGCGTTATCATGCTGGTGCGCGTAGTGGATGGTGAGTTGCGCCCGAAAGACAAAGTGCTGTTTATGTCATCGAAAGCGCAGCATTTGTGCGAACAAGTCGGTGTCTTTACGCCCAAATCTGTGCAGCGTGATGTTCTGAAGGCGGGCGAAGTAGGTTTTGTGATTGCCGGTATTAAAGAATTGGCCAGTGCCAAAGTGGGAGACACGATTACCAACGCCAAAGAGCCTGCTGCTGAGCCTTTGCCTGGTTTTAAAGATGTGAAATCTCAAGTCTTTGCTGGCTTGTATCCAGTAGAAAGTCACGATTACGAAAAATTGCGCGATAGCTTGGAAAAGTTGCAACTAAATGATGCCTCGCTGCATTTCGAGCCTGAAGTGTCTTCGGCCTTGGGCTTTGGTTTCCGTTGTGGTTTCTTGGGGCTGTTGCACTTGGAGATCGTGCAAGAGCGCCTTGAGCGTGAGTTTGATATGGATTTGATCACTACGGCGCCGACCGTGGTGTACGAGTTGGTGATGCGCGGTGGTGAGGTGGTGCAGATCGAAAACCCATCCAAACTGCCTGATCCATCGAAATACGACGAAGTACGCGAGCCAATTATCACGGCGACAATTTTGGTGCCACAAGATTACGTCGGCCCAGTTATGACGCTATGCAATCAAAAACGTGGTGCGCAGGTCAATATGCAGTATATGGGTCGCCAAGTGATGTTGACCTACGATTTGCCGATGGCCGAAGTTGTGATGGACTTCTTTGATAAGCTCAAATCCGTATCGCGTGGTTATGCGTCGCTCGATTACGACTTTAAAGAATTCCGCGCGGGCGATTTGGTGAAGCTGGACGTATTGGTGAATGGCGAGCGCGTTGATGCTTTAAGTTTGATCGTTCACCGCAGCAATAGCGTGTATCGCGGTCGGGAATTGATTTCAAAAATGCGTGAATTAATTCCACGCCAAATGTTTGATATCGCAGTTCAGGCCGCGATCGGTAGCCAAATTATCGCGCGTGAAACAGTGAAAGCAATGCGTAAAGACGTGCTGGCGAAGTGTTACGGTGGTGACGTTTCACGTAAACGCAAACTGCTGGATAAGCAAAAAGCGGGTAAAAAACGCATGAAGCAAGTGGGGAATGTTGAAATCCCACAAGAAGCGTTCTTGGCTATCTTGCAAGTATCAGATAAATAA
- the lepB gene encoding signal peptidase I translates to MNWLLIGVVLLILGPVLIGAGAKHERKGNEPPQLVQYGYLSVVVGVFILMVQFLSISTAMLLFVLITGVIWSLDKFVWQKKRGQNPVADWVEYGRGFFPVILIVFVLRSFLVEPFQIPSSSMRPGLIVGDFILVNKYAFGLRMPVTNQVVIPVSKPERGNVMVFNYPVNPQINYIKRVVAVPGDTVEYRNKKLTVNGQAVTTVAAGEHAYTEQGVYEVRNLQFTETMGSHKFNTLNMADTPTLSLSEVADFPGREKCRYDESGFVCKVPANQYFTMGDNRDHSADSRYWGFVDDKYVVGKAFLIWMNFKHLDRIGTMIQ, encoded by the coding sequence ATGAACTGGTTGTTGATCGGGGTAGTTTTATTGATTTTGGGTCCAGTGCTCATTGGCGCGGGCGCAAAGCACGAACGTAAAGGCAACGAGCCGCCTCAACTGGTTCAATACGGCTATTTGTCAGTCGTCGTTGGCGTTTTTATCTTGATGGTGCAATTCTTATCAATTAGCACGGCAATGTTGCTGTTTGTGCTGATCACTGGCGTGATTTGGTCGCTGGATAAGTTTGTATGGCAAAAAAAGCGCGGTCAAAATCCAGTGGCAGATTGGGTTGAATATGGTCGCGGTTTTTTTCCTGTGATCTTGATCGTATTTGTCCTACGTTCATTCTTGGTAGAACCGTTCCAGATTCCGTCATCATCAATGCGCCCCGGGCTGATTGTTGGTGATTTTATTCTCGTCAATAAATACGCCTTCGGTTTACGTATGCCGGTGACTAACCAAGTGGTAATTCCGGTCTCAAAGCCAGAACGTGGCAATGTGATGGTGTTTAACTACCCAGTTAATCCGCAAATTAACTATATTAAGCGCGTAGTGGCAGTGCCAGGTGATACAGTTGAATATCGTAACAAAAAGCTCACCGTAAACGGACAAGCGGTGACAACTGTGGCTGCGGGTGAACACGCTTATACTGAGCAAGGTGTTTATGAGGTACGGAATTTGCAGTTCACCGAGACGATGGGCTCACATAAGTTTAATACGCTCAATATGGCAGATACACCAACCCTAAGTCTTTCTGAAGTCGCTGACTTTCCTGGGCGAGAAAAATGCCGCTATGATGAAAGTGGATTTGTGTGTAAAGTGCCCGCCAATCAGTATTTCACGATGGGTGATAATCGTGACCACAGTGCCGATAGTCGCTATTGGGGGTTTGTGGATGATAAGTATGTGGTGGGTAAAGCATTTTTGATCTGGATGAACTTTAAACATCTAGACCGTATTGGTACGATGATTCAATAA
- a CDS encoding DUF4845 domain-containing protein: MRKQQGLSFFGFIIVAMAVAMALITAFKVVPTYIEYFNIKQAIATVVSQNSGASPAVIRDSYSKHAQISDIEAVNPEDLLINQVGGSTIVTANYEKVVPLVANVSLLFQFDVESSSAAAKD, encoded by the coding sequence ATGAGAAAACAGCAAGGCTTATCTTTTTTTGGCTTTATCATCGTTGCAATGGCAGTTGCGATGGCTTTAATTACTGCCTTCAAAGTTGTACCGACATATATCGAGTATTTTAATATTAAGCAGGCTATCGCAACTGTTGTGAGTCAAAATTCAGGAGCTTCACCGGCTGTTATTCGCGATTCGTATTCAAAACATGCTCAAATTAGTGATATCGAAGCCGTGAATCCAGAAGACCTTTTGATTAATCAGGTCGGAGGAAGCACAATAGTGACAGCAAATTATGAAAAGGTAGTACCTTTGGTTGCAAACGTCAGCTTGTTGTTCCAGTTTGATGTCGAAAGTAGTTCTGCCGCTGCTAAAGATTGA
- the rnc gene encoding ribonuclease III: MSVVLPAERLQKALGYVFSEPKLLKQALTHRSSSSIHNERLEFVGDGILNALVARKLYHSFPQFSEGDLSRLRAHFVRQDSLAVIATELQLGDYLSLGEGELKSGGHRRPSILADALEAILGAIWLDGGFDAAAKVVEKLFDARIAEVNPSDAMKDAKTSLQEWLQARKLALPQYEVLRQIGESPDQIFEVSCTCVELKVATKAEGTSRRAAEQEAAGRLLHQLRLQHPGKKVAKK; this comes from the coding sequence TTGTCTGTTGTGCTTCCTGCCGAGCGCTTACAAAAAGCGCTCGGTTATGTTTTTTCTGAGCCTAAGCTTTTAAAGCAAGCTTTAACGCATCGATCTTCTTCATCGATCCATAACGAACGCCTTGAGTTTGTTGGGGACGGTATTCTTAATGCCTTGGTGGCGCGCAAGCTTTATCACTCATTTCCGCAATTTAGCGAGGGTGATTTGTCACGTTTGCGTGCGCACTTTGTTCGCCAGGACTCTTTGGCCGTGATTGCGACCGAATTGCAATTGGGGGATTACCTCTCTCTTGGCGAGGGGGAGTTAAAAAGTGGTGGGCATCGCCGCCCAAGCATCTTAGCGGATGCCTTGGAAGCTATCTTGGGTGCGATTTGGCTAGACGGTGGTTTTGACGCGGCGGCTAAGGTCGTTGAAAAACTATTTGATGCCCGCATCGCCGAAGTTAACCCAAGCGATGCAATGAAAGACGCAAAAACTTCATTGCAAGAATGGCTACAAGCGCGAAAACTAGCGTTGCCTCAATATGAGGTGTTACGCCAAATTGGTGAGTCGCCAGATCAAATTTTCGAAGTGTCGTGTACTTGCGTTGAATTGAAAGTCGCGACCAAAGCCGAAGGCACAAGTCGTCGCGCCGCCGAGCAAGAGGCCGCTGGACGCTTATTGCATCAACTTCGTTTGCAACACCCCGGCAAAAAGGTAGCCAAAAAATGA
- the era gene encoding GTPase Era, whose translation MTEEILTAENENGYRCGFIAIVGQPNVGKSTMMNHLIGQKLSITSRKAQTTRHRINGVLTSETAQFVFVDTPGFQTKYRNALNQAMNRSVTTTLADVDAILFVVEAGRFGPADEAVLKLLPRDRPVILVINKVDLLDNVAMMLPFIEKVSGQFNFAAIVPISAQRSQKLDVLLEAVELLLPESVPLFDADHLTDRNERFLASEIIREKIFRMMGEELPYVMAVEIEKFQEETLANGKELRRIYAAIMVERENQKAILIGKKGEKLKKIATDARVDMETLFDAKVFLEVFVKVKSGWADDTRLIRQFGYE comes from the coding sequence ATGACTGAAGAAATCCTAACTGCTGAAAATGAAAATGGCTATCGCTGCGGTTTTATTGCGATCGTAGGCCAGCCCAATGTGGGCAAGTCAACGATGATGAATCATTTAATCGGCCAAAAGCTCAGTATTACCTCGCGTAAAGCGCAAACGACGCGTCATCGTATTAATGGCGTATTAACTTCAGAAACCGCGCAATTTGTGTTTGTCGATACTCCGGGTTTTCAAACCAAATATCGCAATGCGCTCAATCAAGCGATGAATCGCAGTGTGACCACTACGCTGGCTGATGTTGATGCGATTCTATTTGTCGTCGAAGCGGGCCGCTTTGGCCCTGCGGATGAAGCTGTGCTGAAGTTGTTGCCACGTGATCGCCCTGTTATTTTGGTGATTAATAAAGTCGACCTGCTCGATAACGTTGCGATGATGCTGCCGTTTATTGAGAAAGTCTCTGGCCAATTTAACTTTGCCGCTATCGTACCGATTTCTGCTCAGCGCTCACAAAAACTCGATGTGCTGCTCGAGGCGGTTGAACTGCTATTGCCTGAATCAGTTCCGCTGTTTGACGCGGATCACCTCACCGATCGTAATGAACGCTTTTTGGCATCCGAAATTATTCGCGAAAAAATATTCCGAATGATGGGTGAAGAGTTACCGTATGTGATGGCGGTGGAAATTGAAAAATTCCAAGAAGAAACCCTGGCCAATGGCAAGGAATTACGCCGCATTTATGCCGCGATTATGGTTGAGCGCGAAAATCAAAAGGCTATTTTGATCGGTAAAAAAGGCGAAAAGCTTAAAAAAATCGCGACGGACGCCCGGGTCGACATGGAGACCTTGTTCGACGCTAAAGTCTTTCTGGAAGTCTTTGTCAAAGTGAAAAGCGGCTGGGCCGACGATACGCGTTTAATTCGTCAATTCGGTTACGAGTAA
- the recO gene encoding DNA repair protein RecO, translating to MAKGAAKNRINDHPAFVLHQYAYRETSRLLDVFTRDHGRQTIYARGVQRPGSQIRSVLLSFQPLLLSWFGSGEVKTLHAAHWQPGLPQLSGLPLLCAFYLNELLQNLLLKEEPHPRLFVAYFDAIQALAKSSSDAVEPILRLFEKKLLIELGFGISWNQLCNSSEFIQPHLYYQFQPQHGFVRSASLDACAGELILQFARDDMSNEALWPWAKIWMRQSLSLILGDKILHTRQLLLDLQRI from the coding sequence ATGGCTAAGGGTGCAGCAAAAAATCGGATTAATGATCATCCGGCCTTTGTGCTGCACCAATATGCCTATCGCGAAACGAGTCGACTTCTCGATGTGTTTACTCGGGATCATGGTAGGCAAACCATTTATGCTCGAGGTGTTCAGCGACCAGGTTCGCAAATTCGTAGTGTTTTACTCAGTTTTCAACCGCTCTTACTCTCATGGTTTGGCAGTGGTGAGGTTAAAACCTTGCACGCTGCGCACTGGCAACCTGGGCTGCCTCAACTTTCCGGGCTACCTTTGCTCTGCGCTTTTTATTTGAATGAGCTACTGCAAAACTTATTGCTAAAAGAAGAGCCACATCCCCGTTTGTTTGTGGCTTATTTCGATGCAATTCAAGCATTGGCCAAATCATCATCTGATGCAGTAGAGCCAATTCTTCGACTCTTTGAGAAAAAACTGTTAATAGAACTCGGTTTTGGGATCAGTTGGAATCAATTGTGCAATAGTTCGGAATTCATCCAACCCCATCTTTACTATCAATTTCAACCGCAACACGGATTTGTTCGCTCTGCGTCGCTGGATGCTTGTGCGGGTGAGTTGATTTTGCAATTCGCGCGTGATGATATGAGCAATGAAGCGCTTTGGCCTTGGGCGAAAATCTGGATGCGACAATCGTTGTCATTGATTTTGGGGGATAAAATTTTACATACACGTCAGCTGCTGTTGGATTTACAGCGTATCTAG
- a CDS encoding STAS/SEC14 domain-containing protein: MISISHEANYIHVVIFGQFTLQDYKEFEDNVLYDIGFHGPARLLFDLSEMTSYTLDMAWEEIHFSQQHQQDFEKIAVVTDDQWVVWSVWINRAISDSNVMIFESVNDALAWFAEAQDLSNTTSAQN; the protein is encoded by the coding sequence ATGATTAGCATTTCACACGAAGCGAACTACATTCATGTTGTGATCTTTGGGCAATTTACACTTCAAGATTACAAAGAATTCGAAGACAACGTACTATACGATATTGGCTTTCACGGCCCTGCTCGCTTGTTGTTTGACCTAAGCGAGATGACCTCTTATACACTTGATATGGCATGGGAGGAAATTCATTTTTCACAACAACATCAGCAAGACTTTGAAAAAATTGCGGTTGTGACTGATGATCAGTGGGTCGTATGGTCTGTTTGGATTAATCGTGCAATTTCAGATTCAAATGTCATGATTTTTGAATCGGTTAATGACGCATTAGCTTGGTTTGCCGAGGCACAAGATTTGTCCAACACTACATCTGCACAAAATTAG